A part of Rhipicephalus microplus isolate Deutch F79 chromosome 8, USDA_Rmic, whole genome shotgun sequence genomic DNA contains:
- the LOC142768301 gene encoding uncharacterized protein LOC142768301 codes for MYCDSEEKLLFLCCSYLASGLDICNVALAYRVGIETDQRSIHVTCRAIWARLKDHFMKVPTKADWAKIAGDITRRWQFPNCLGAVDGKHVAITCPPKSGSAFFNYKEVA; via the exons ATGTATTGTGATTCGGAGGAGAAATTACTTTTTCTGTGTTGCAGCTACCTGGCTTCAGGGCTGGACATCTGCAACGTGGCCCTCGCCTACCGCGTCGGCATTGAAACTGACCAGAGAAGCATTCACGTGACCTGTAGAGCCATTTGGGCTCGCCTGAAGGACCACTTTATGAAG GTACCAACCAAGGCTGACTGGGCCAAGATTGCTGGCGACATCACCCGGCGTTGGCAGTTCCCAAACTGTTTGGGGGCTGTTGacgggaagcacgtcgccatCACCTGCCCGCCGAAATCTGGAAGTGCCTTCTTCAATTACAAG GAAGTTGCCTAA